From Triticum urartu cultivar G1812 chromosome 2, Tu2.1, whole genome shotgun sequence, a single genomic window includes:
- the LOC125538409 gene encoding protein LURP-one-related 6 isoform X2 encodes MDNSMPVVSKMYCSSTPAALMIRRRPMVVNGGGFVVTDFSHNVVFIVDGCGILGSKGELMVKDSDGEQILFISRKGGIVQALSTRNKWNGYSMDYQGKNKLVFSLTDPKSCIAKGAPVRIHIEPKRHCNNWDFEICGSFADRNCTIIDCTGKIVAQMGKKELIESNDFYHVTVQSGCDQAFIIGVMAVLDNIHGESTRC; translated from the exons ATGGACAACAGCATGCCTGTAGTCAGTAAGATGTATTGCTCAAGCACTCCAGCGGCGCTGATGATCAGGAGAAGACCCATGGTAGTGAATGGCGGTGGTTTTGTTGTTACTGACTTTAGTCATAATGTTGTTTTCATTGTGGATGGTTGTGGTATACTTGGATCTAAGGGGGAGCTCATGGTGAAAGACAGTGATGGAGAACAGATACTATTCATTTCTAGAAAG GGAGGAATTGTACAGGCTCTAAGCACGCGGAACAAATGGAATGGGTACTCAATGGATTACCAAGGGAAAAACAAGTTGGTCTTTAGCCTAACTGATCccaaatcatgcatagcaaaAGGTGCACCTGTTAGAATTCACATTGAACCAAAGAGGCACTGCAATAATTGGGATTTCGAGATCTGTGGATCTTTTGCAGATAGGAACTGCACAATAATTGATTGCACTGGAAAAATAGTGGCGCAG ATGGGGAAGAAAGAGCTGATAGAAAGTAATGACTTCTACCACGTGACAGTGCAGTCAGGATGTGACCAGGCTTTTATCATTGGGGTGATGGCAGTTCTTGACAACATCCATGGAGAATCCACCAGATGTTAA
- the LOC125538409 gene encoding protein LURP-one-related 6 isoform X1, whose translation MDNSMPVVSKMYCSSTPAALMIRRRPMVVNGGGFVVTDFSHNVVFIVDGCGILGSKGELMVKDSDGEQILFISRKGGIVQALSTRNKWNGYSMDYQGKNKLVFSLTDPKSCIAKGAPVRIHIEPKRHCNNWDFEICGSFADRNCTIIDCTGKIVAQVCHPYLDNSSTSNTFYICNCSELYFFCRVPLCHVTKLQSMCIYLLHMAKLVVNYRFPMSHN comes from the exons ATGGACAACAGCATGCCTGTAGTCAGTAAGATGTATTGCTCAAGCACTCCAGCGGCGCTGATGATCAGGAGAAGACCCATGGTAGTGAATGGCGGTGGTTTTGTTGTTACTGACTTTAGTCATAATGTTGTTTTCATTGTGGATGGTTGTGGTATACTTGGATCTAAGGGGGAGCTCATGGTGAAAGACAGTGATGGAGAACAGATACTATTCATTTCTAGAAAG GGAGGAATTGTACAGGCTCTAAGCACGCGGAACAAATGGAATGGGTACTCAATGGATTACCAAGGGAAAAACAAGTTGGTCTTTAGCCTAACTGATCccaaatcatgcatagcaaaAGGTGCACCTGTTAGAATTCACATTGAACCAAAGAGGCACTGCAATAATTGGGATTTCGAGATCTGTGGATCTTTTGCAGATAGGAACTGCACAATAATTGATTGCACTGGAAAAATAGTGGCGCAGGTATGCCATCCATACCTTGATAATTCTTCTACAAGCAATACATTCTACATATGTAATTGCAGTGAATTGTATTTCTTTTGTAGAGTTCCTTTGTGTCATGTCACTAAATTACAAAGCATGTGCATATATTTGCTTCATATGGCCAAGTTAGTTGTGAACTACAGATTCCCCATGAGTCATAATTAA